From the Ammospiza caudacuta isolate bAmmCau1 chromosome 1, bAmmCau1.pri, whole genome shotgun sequence genome, the window GTCACCTATTTTTGTGAACAAGAGCTGGGCTTGTCAGCGTTTAAATTTGCATGTCCAAAATTTTACTTTTGCAAGTGCATATGAATACATTGTGGTGTTGCACAAAAATTCATTAATGACAAATTAAGTCAcagtataaaaatatatcatACAACTATAGGTCTAGTATAGTCCTTTTTTTTCTATGGGTAAAAATACATCTGAATGAGACAGGGAGGTTTGTAGCACCATGAGAGGAGTTGTATCCCAAGTTACATTAGCAGCATGATCCAATATAACAATATTGCAGGAGTGTTTCTGAGGAGATAAACATTCACTCTGGGTCAACTGTACCACTGAAGCTTATACTGAAAAGTGTTTACATATGATTAGCAATAGTTCTGTGTCACTTCCAGGGCTAGATAACTGTTATCAAAAGACACTGCCTTCCAACAAAAGTAAGACACCCTTATTGCATAAAAGCTTTGGGACTACCCAAACACATTTTGAACTACTGTGGCATTACTTGTAAGTTGAGCATGATGCTAAGTAAGCTGTGGTTTAAACTGTACACTGGGGGGAAGCAGGACGGGCAGCTAAGCCTATAATGGTTTACTACATACCAGATAAGTACATATATTTCAGAGGCTTATCTATAGACTGAGAAGAATACAGGAGAAGCTGCTAAACCAGTGTATGAGACAGACATAACAAAGGATGCAGGATCCCCATAGCATTTACGGATGCAGGATCAGGCCCAAAGTTAACTTCAGACAGCAGCATAGCGATAGGAtgtgataaaaaaaaatgtatcaaaTACTGcatgttaaatatttttgacaAAGTTTACCATCAAGAACTCCAGAAGACAGTTTGCAAACGGTGAGGACAAACTCCTAATTGTTTTTGACTGGTATTTAAAATGGCAGTAGAAGACAGTGTAGTTTGAAACATGTAAACCTAGTAAAAACCATTGTAAAACCCTTAAGAAAGACACACTGGTTCTGTGCAATATAGCAAATTGATAAGAAAACACTGTAAAAATGTACCTGTTTAAAATTACAATGTCTACCATTTTGTACACAAAGCATTATACCAAAGGCCTACATATATGTAATCTAATGGCACTTGAAACAAATTATAATAAAAGGTTTTATAATAAAAAGCATAACCTGTAAGAAATTTTCTTAAAAGgtttaggttttcttttttgaaagtGCTATATCTTGTAATATGTGTAACATAGAGGTTGAccaagctttattttaaaaaatattggcCTATAATACAAGTTTAGCTCACTAGGCAAATGATCCTGAAAATATGTACTCTTAACATTCATTATTAGCTTAATAAAGCAATCAGCTCTGGCTCATGTTTCAGTCAGTATATGGTTTTTAAAAACCGCTACTGCCAAATTAACAATAAATCACTCTATTCCACAATTTACTACTAAATAAAGCACAAGCAACAAGtacacaaaaatatatatatttaaaaaaaaaacaacaacaacaaaacaaccttACTAGAAGTTTAGAAGTTGCACAAAGAGTGGTGCATGATCAGCCAGCCCTCCCCCCTCCCACCAAGAATCCACGGGAAATCAAGAAAACGGGTTTTAAAAACTGATGGTTTAGTAGTGGCCAATAATGACTGCCTAAGTGATGCTCAAAAGCACTCTGGTGGTGTTGGTATTGCTTTAAGGGTCAGTCTGCTTCCATGTTACCCTACATCCTAGTTCAGCTGCAAACACTCTGGGTGCAGCCACCCACTGAAACCCTGACTGAATGAGGTTCAATATCTTGTCTGAGGTCTCTATTTCTCAAGTGAAATGTATATCTAACACCAAGTGAAATGTCAATCCCTTTTCAGGAAGCTAAGGCACAAACAAGGTAGTAAGGGTTCTGGCTACGCACTAAGAAACGGGCGTTGGCAAAGTGtctgtgggttttggttttcaCAAGGTCTTTCAGCAGCTGGTGCCGATAACAAGTGGCTCCAGACGAGAAATTTGTGTgtcacaggctgcccagggagggcagcgCTGCCTGGCCACGCTGCTGGGCCAGCTGCAGGATGCcaagcacctgcagctttcctcTGCGGCAGGGAGAGTTGCAGATGCTCGGTTCCACACGGGACATAACCCACTGCAGGAATTAAGTCCATTTATCTTCATCTCAGATTAAAAGGATTGAGAATAAATCCAAGTTTTTCTTAGATGCGTTACAGTAGTTCATGTAAACTAGAACTACATTCGGTTGCATTCAGCTTGTGCTCTGTTcatctgtgtttttctttcctttagaaaggtgaatggaaaaaaagcaatattGAACAAATCATTCAACTAAAGATGTAAGCAAGCGAGCAATCTGTTTCACAGAAACCAGAGGAAGCAGTCGTGAAGCAGAGCTAAACGCCCACTTTGAGATAACCTGCTCCTAAAACCAAAATCTAGGAGTAGTTTGCAGAATTTCAAAAGGTATTTTCCTTATTAATACATCCTTATTTTAATGCCTTTGGAACACAAACACATTTATAAAAGTGttatttttcagtaataaaatttaaatacacATATGTATAAAATAGTAAAACTACACCTGCATATTGCTCctagcattaaaaaaaccagTAGGAGCTACTGATAAAACATCCGGAGCATGAGCTCCTTAAATGGGAGCAACTTTTGTTTCTGTGAAGTATATTTAGTTTAACCACTTAAAACCTTGTATGAATTCTCATTATTCATAGTTTGAGAGATACTAATGTACTTGAGTTCCATTTTTAATTCCTTGTACAAAAATGACAAGGAAAATAATGTTATTGTTGAATTACAGCAAATCTAGTTTGCTTTTATGCATCACagggttggttgtttttttagggttttttttttttcctcttttggtTATTAGGGGTTGGGGAATAGAATATATATTGCATTAGGTAAAAGTGGTGTAAGCAATATGCTTTTACTTCACTCCTAAGAGTCCTGTCTTTAAATCTTGGCAATGGGCAAAAAGTCCCTAACCAAGTACCCAGGTGTAGAAAGTGTGATTAACATCTAACTTGTTGCTTAGGAGGACATAACACACCATGTAACACAACTGAAAAGATCACtccaataaaaacaaaacaaaacaaaacaaactggTAGTTGCAAATTTACATTCACTTTCTGACTGCACACTAGTTTTGAACTGAAAATAGGTACACACTTTCTGGCTGGACTTGATCCACCCTTTGGCGGTGGCAGCGGGGAGAAGACTGACGCCTACAAACATGAACACACTACTGGAAGGTTCCTATGCAGTACTCTCTCTATGCTACTGAAGAGACAAAAACAGCAAGTTAAGAATTCAAACAAAAACTGCGACAAAATATTCTGCATTACTACGTTACAACACTTTTATATTTCAAGATCAGCCATTAATTTTGCCTGTTTCCCTATACCAGAGTCACGAAAGCACAACAACAGTTTCAAATTCAACTTGAAACATCTGTCATTTAGGCAAGCAGATATTCTCTGTCGAAATTCTGTTCAGCCATAATTTTAGAGAATtacactaatttttttttcttctgttatcCATAACAGGCCACCAAAATTTAAGCCAGAAAATGGCAAAATTCTTAACAACTTTTATAATGACTTCAATACAAGTCAAAATGCtatatatatgtacatgtgTATATATGACttctatatatacacacacaagttttcagaaaaatctgaattctatattaattttaaaaatttagatTTGTCATTATAGAACAGGTCAGATGTGTCACTATTTGGGAAGAGGATTTGTTTGGAAAcagaatgcagatttttttccccaaatctcaGGAATCCTTGTGATACATATTTTAAATGGATTATTTGCAAATAGTAGAATATATTAAAAGGTAAAAGTGGCAGTTCTACCATTGACATTAATAAAACAGACTAGCTGATATGGttgaaaaagttttaaaaacgGGATGAGTGTTGTGAGTTTGCTTGGGATGACTTTCTACTGAACATTTTAAATGTGTAAATTGgcagtgaaaatgaaaacaatacaatgagactgtttaaaaaaaacaacaaaccaaagtAAACACAGCTGAGAATAAACactttcaaaacattttaaaaaagttaatttaaatttcttaCTGGCTTCATGAGATTGGTACTGTACAAAAGCAGAGAATTCATAATGTCTTATAGTAGGCACTAAGTTAAAAATGGTCACCTAAGGCATTTCTACAAATAGACAGTTAACAAGCCAGCTTTGTACATCCTATTGGAAAGCTTGATGAAATCGTGGTAGGGTGGTGGTTGTGCTTAGACTGCTTGTGAAAGCTGCTGACAATGAGTGCAGAGACCCAAGACCTATACTATTGCTAGGATCTTGTGGATCCTGGGTTTGTGGTGGGAGTTGAGTCATAGAAGAATGTGCCTCCTCTTGCGTATAACTCATCCCGAGGTTTCCCACTGAAACAGAAGGATTATAGGGAGGGCCATTTACAGGTATGAAGTTGAACAGCTGAGAAAAGTCCAATGATGGGGCATTTAGAGGTTCACTAATAGGAACGGAGCCCTTGGAAAGGGAAACTTCCCCAGACCCATCATCTAGTGGCCCTACTTGTGGATCCAGCCCTAGTTTTGATGAAGATGCTTGAGAATCCTGGGATGAAGAAGGCATACCACTTTGCAACTCCATTAGGTAACTTTCTATTTCCCCTTTCAATGGCTGTTCTTTTTCAGGCATAGAAATTGAGTATGAGGTAGTACCGAGTGGGTATTTCAACGATAGCTGGTGAGAAGGGTGGACAGACTCCATATCTATTGGACAAGGCATTCCCAATGGTAACGATGTGGCAACCATTTGGTGTGCAGATGCAGAACTCTGCATGGACTGAATCTGAGTGTTGTAGAGATTTAATTGCAAAGTGTTTGTAAATGGCTTTGATGTCAGTTCACTGGAAGGTAAAGACATCACTGGAAGCAGCTCATCCTTAATAGGCACAGAAACATTGCAGGTAAAGGGATCTAGAAGGTCCATTGGCTCTGTTTTGACCTTCAGAAGTTCCTGGTTGTGACTTTTCTTCATGTGGCGCGTGAGGTGATCCTTGCGCCCGAATCTCTGTGCACAGTACTGACAGAGGAAGTCCTTTCTTCCAGTGTGCACTACCATGTGTCTGCGGACATCCTTTCGGGTGTAGAACCGACGGTCACAGTGTTCACACTGGTGCTTTTTCTCCTTCACTCCACCCGATGACTTGCCTGCATGAGTTTTTaggtgctccagcagcactcctGTGCTTTCAAAAGTCTGCAAACATACCTTACAGGTGAGGTCACCACTTGTTGCAGCATGCAAAGCCAGGTGACGTTTGAACCCAAGCTTGGTATTGTAGTTCTTTCCACATTCTTCACACTTAAAGGCCTCTTTGTTGGGATTGTGTGTATGTAGGTGATTCTTTAGGTGATCTTTTCGGTGAAACATTTTCTCACAATAATTACACTTGTGGGTTTTCTCAGGAGAATGAGTAGCCATATGCCTTTAAACACAGATATATTCTGTAAGTAATTATTTTGATCAAAAAACACATGAGCTCATTTTTTAATGGCAGCTATATACTACGCTAAGGGCTGCTTTGCAACAGAACCTTTTTAACTGAAAGCATGACACTACAAAGACAGTTTGACAAATTTAAATATAGCAAACCGCGAGCCATTTCTCTTAAATTGACACTTTAGTTTTGGTGGGTCTTAGCTACGGTAACAGGGGTATATGGGCAAGTATGAAAGTACTCGTGTAAAAGTCCATAGCCAAAGAACTTTCAGTCCATACTCTTTTTCTTGTGACAATTCCTTATACAAATGAAAATTCTACgctcattaaaaacaaaacaaaacaaaacaaaaacaaacaaacggaaaacaaaagcagaaaacaaattaagaaacaaaatcaaagaCATTAGCTTGCAAACTTAGGTAATTTAGAATTCTAGAAACAATCCAATAGCTACTTTAATTAACACATCCTCTCTGCAATCAGCTGAAGGCGTacagaaataaatacttttaCACGGCTTAACACGGCCAACATAAAATAGATAATATAATCTGAAAGATAAATAGAGTTTAATACCTTAGTAATTTGTACTTAGAAACAAAGGCCTTGGTGCAGTCTTGTTGTGTGCACTTGTAGGGCCTCTCTCCTGTGTGAGAGTATGAGTGAACCTTTAATTTCTCAACACTGTTAAAGGCCTTGTCACACAGTTGGCAAGGAAAGTTTTTTCTTGGTTTGGTTTCACCACGCTTACGTTTCCCTGAAGGGACTTTCTGGGTATCTCTTACTTCTGACAAATCACCAGGAATGACAGTGGCCATCGCAGCCTAAACCAGGCCTTCTTGTTGGACACTTG encodes:
- the PLAG1 gene encoding zinc finger protein PLAG1 is translated as MATVIPGDLSEVRDTQKVPSGKRKRGETKPRKNFPCQLCDKAFNSVEKLKVHSYSHTGERPYKCTQQDCTKAFVSKYKLLRHMATHSPEKTHKCNYCEKMFHRKDHLKNHLHTHNPNKEAFKCEECGKNYNTKLGFKRHLALHAATSGDLTCKVCLQTFESTGVLLEHLKTHAGKSSGGVKEKKHQCEHCDRRFYTRKDVRRHMVVHTGRKDFLCQYCAQRFGRKDHLTRHMKKSHNQELLKVKTEPMDLLDPFTCNVSVPIKDELLPVMSLPSSELTSKPFTNTLQLNLYNTQIQSMQSSASAHQMVATSLPLGMPCPIDMESVHPSHQLSLKYPLGTTSYSISMPEKEQPLKGEIESYLMELQSGMPSSSQDSQASSSKLGLDPQVGPLDDGSGEVSLSKGSVPISEPLNAPSLDFSQLFNFIPVNGPPYNPSVSVGNLGMSYTQEEAHSSMTQLPPQTQDPQDPSNSIGLGSLHSLSAAFTSSLSTTTTLPRFHQAFQ